One stretch of Natronobacterium gregoryi SP2 DNA includes these proteins:
- a CDS encoding alkaline phosphatase family protein: MSGSSTTSNRAFVLGLDGVPWRLIEQWTDEGELPNFARLRAEGASGPLESTRPPTTPLAWPSIATGVWPDKHGIYGFQNLSSEYSHEMYTSQDVCQPPLWEQVSPAHVGNVPMTYPAREIDGTMVTGMMTPSTDRQFTHPPALRDEIDARIPDYEISLDYPEYADRLEDFEVAVEEMLADRRKLMNLQMERAGDDWRLFFVVYTAPDRFQHLIWDMDRLLTHYKQLDDLLGEVLEYTDAYDADLYVVSDHGFGPIHELVYVNHALEREGYLFRREDEGTRGALASLGISRDRITDALERVGISEEMLVSTLPRTLLDSVAEQIPGDHALYDVDYERTVAFVHDAGNCYVNDTERFENGVVTPSEVPTVKAELVDVFESVTDGDGRQLLQVDDGDELFPTDDDSPDLIVNAIDGYESRNAIADEPFGDTGTYAASHRSEGIVLCRGPSIAAGARLRGARVVDVAPTLLHGLDEPVPKNADGRVLFDAFANETRPATTKVRRTDVTRTETDGDVEDDFDDVEDRLKGLGYME, encoded by the coding sequence ATGAGCGGATCTTCCACCACGTCGAATCGAGCGTTCGTACTCGGCCTCGACGGTGTACCGTGGCGTCTGATCGAGCAGTGGACCGACGAAGGCGAACTGCCCAACTTCGCGAGGTTGCGTGCGGAAGGGGCCTCGGGACCACTCGAGAGCACGCGGCCGCCGACGACGCCGCTGGCCTGGCCCTCGATTGCGACCGGTGTCTGGCCGGACAAACACGGTATCTACGGCTTCCAAAACCTCTCTTCGGAGTACTCTCACGAGATGTACACGAGCCAGGACGTGTGTCAGCCGCCGCTGTGGGAGCAGGTTTCGCCGGCCCACGTCGGCAACGTCCCGATGACCTACCCCGCGAGGGAGATCGACGGCACGATGGTCACGGGGATGATGACACCCTCGACCGACCGCCAGTTCACTCATCCGCCGGCGCTCAGAGACGAGATCGACGCCCGGATTCCCGACTACGAGATCAGCCTCGACTATCCCGAGTACGCCGACCGACTCGAGGACTTCGAGGTCGCGGTCGAAGAGATGCTCGCCGACCGACGGAAACTGATGAACCTCCAGATGGAACGTGCCGGCGACGACTGGCGGCTGTTCTTCGTCGTCTACACCGCTCCAGACCGCTTCCAGCATCTCATCTGGGACATGGATCGACTACTCACACACTACAAACAACTCGACGACCTGCTCGGTGAGGTGCTCGAGTACACCGACGCCTACGACGCCGACCTCTACGTCGTCTCGGACCACGGCTTCGGCCCGATTCACGAACTGGTCTACGTCAACCACGCTCTCGAGCGCGAAGGCTACCTCTTCAGGCGTGAAGACGAAGGCACCCGCGGTGCACTCGCGAGTCTCGGCATCTCCCGTGACCGGATCACCGACGCCCTCGAGCGCGTCGGCATCTCCGAAGAGATGCTCGTTTCGACGCTCCCGCGGACGTTACTCGACTCGGTCGCCGAACAGATCCCGGGAGATCACGCGCTCTACGATGTCGACTACGAACGGACTGTCGCGTTCGTCCACGACGCCGGCAACTGCTACGTCAACGACACCGAACGGTTCGAGAACGGCGTCGTCACGCCAAGCGAGGTACCGACCGTCAAAGCGGAACTCGTCGACGTCTTCGAGTCGGTCACGGACGGAGACGGAAGGCAGCTCCTCCAGGTCGACGACGGCGACGAACTGTTTCCGACCGACGACGACTCGCCGGATCTGATCGTCAACGCCATCGACGGGTACGAGTCTAGAAACGCGATCGCGGACGAACCGTTCGGCGACACCGGCACCTACGCTGCGAGCCACCGAAGCGAGGGGATCGTCCTCTGTCGTGGCCCGTCGATCGCCGCGGGCGCACGGTTGCGCGGTGCTCGCGTCGTCGACGTCGCGCCGACGCTGTTACACGGGCTCGACGAACCGGTACCGAAGAACGCCGACGGACGGGTGCTGTTCGACGCCTTCGCCAACGAAACGCGACCGGCGACGACGAAGGTTCGACGAACCGACGTGACCCGAACCGAAACGGACGGCGACGTCGAAGACGACTTCGACGACGTCGAGGATCGGCTGAAGGGGCTCGGCTACATGGAGTGA
- a CDS encoding polysaccharide deacetylase family protein, with amino-acid sequence MDSVGSVVLSLDAELGWGFHDLERLPSDRVESGRSGWTTMLELCAEYDVPATWAVVGHLMLDACDGVHEGHPTPEGWFARERDEWADREEFRFAPDLVGGVLEADVDHELASHSFSHVLFGRPETDSELATAEIRRSLEIADEWGQSIDSFVYPRNDIGHREILAENGITAYRGRSPTYDGVRGFVDSTVRSRSMLVEPEIDEHGLVDVPASLFLFGFEGPARTVAESIWEDPMVVQAQRGIDQAARSDGLFHMWLHPNNLTHERDDRRMRAILAYLDRRRAETDLTVETIGGVAHRFDAVSRIEDEAIVVDGDD; translated from the coding sequence GTGGACTCCGTGGGTAGCGTCGTCCTCTCTCTCGATGCGGAACTCGGCTGGGGATTTCACGACCTCGAGCGGCTGCCGTCCGACCGGGTGGAGTCTGGCCGCAGTGGCTGGACGACGATGCTCGAGTTGTGTGCCGAGTACGACGTTCCGGCGACGTGGGCGGTCGTCGGACACCTCATGCTCGACGCCTGTGACGGCGTTCACGAGGGTCATCCGACACCCGAGGGGTGGTTCGCCAGGGAACGCGACGAGTGGGCAGACCGCGAGGAGTTCCGGTTCGCTCCGGACCTCGTCGGGGGCGTTCTAGAGGCAGACGTCGACCACGAACTCGCCAGTCACTCCTTTTCGCACGTCCTCTTCGGACGGCCGGAGACCGACAGCGAACTCGCGACTGCGGAGATCCGACGCAGCCTCGAAATCGCCGACGAGTGGGGCCAGTCGATCGATTCGTTCGTCTATCCGCGAAACGATATCGGTCATCGCGAGATTCTCGCGGAGAACGGTATTACCGCGTACCGCGGCCGCTCACCGACCTACGACGGAGTTCGTGGTTTCGTCGATTCGACTGTCCGGTCGCGCTCGATGCTCGTCGAGCCGGAAATCGACGAGCACGGGCTGGTCGACGTTCCGGCGTCGCTGTTCCTGTTCGGGTTCGAGGGCCCCGCCAGAACGGTCGCCGAGTCGATCTGGGAGGACCCGATGGTCGTCCAGGCCCAACGCGGGATCGATCAGGCAGCCCGATCCGACGGTCTGTTTCACATGTGGCTCCACCCGAACAACCTCACGCACGAACGTGACGATCGGCGCATGCGGGCGATCCTTGCGTACCTCGACCGGCGGCGGGCAGAGACCGACCTCACCGTCGAGACGATCGGCGGCGTTGCCCACCGGTTCGACGCCGTGAGCAGGATCGAGGACGAAGCGATCGTGGTCGACGGCGACGATTGA
- a CDS encoding Gfo/Idh/MocA family protein, whose translation MLSLPFSRRTDSSALTLGVLGVGNIGMVHLKSARAMADVEVVAAADPVLENRRRAERAGVARTYDDYATLLDAETLDAAVVALPPILHLEAVERAAAAGVDVFVEKPLARSTDEAEQLLETAESAGIAVGVDHTLRYQPDVAGVREEYEDGAAGHVPYASLVRLNDSPLGRPPVEDAPPSWPLDPDAAGGGSLLELGIHCFDVLYCLFGDLEVRSAAVGNTLELPVEDAATVLMYAPETETTITLHCGSYQWEELPEVNTRLRLEGVTGTISNADHLPDNFYADAAKEALTNVTSRVTDAEPTVFGPTFYLRAHYRALEDFCEAVRADERPPVDGELGLQTLELAESAYELAAETDDERGTPTLEVTR comes from the coding sequence ATGCTTTCACTACCGTTCAGCCGGCGGACCGACTCGAGTGCGCTGACGCTCGGCGTACTCGGCGTCGGGAATATCGGCATGGTTCATCTGAAGTCGGCACGCGCGATGGCAGACGTGGAGGTCGTCGCTGCTGCCGACCCGGTTCTGGAAAACCGTCGACGCGCCGAGCGTGCCGGTGTCGCGCGTACGTACGACGATTACGCGACGTTGCTCGACGCCGAGACTCTCGACGCGGCGGTCGTCGCTCTCCCACCCATACTCCACCTCGAGGCGGTCGAACGGGCCGCCGCGGCCGGCGTCGACGTCTTCGTCGAGAAACCGCTCGCACGATCGACCGACGAGGCCGAGCAGCTTCTCGAGACGGCAGAGAGCGCCGGAATCGCAGTCGGCGTCGATCATACGCTCCGATACCAGCCCGACGTCGCCGGCGTTAGAGAAGAGTACGAGGACGGCGCGGCCGGCCACGTTCCGTACGCCTCGCTGGTTCGGCTCAACGATAGCCCGCTCGGTCGCCCGCCGGTCGAGGACGCACCGCCGTCCTGGCCGCTCGATCCCGACGCGGCCGGCGGCGGTTCCCTGCTCGAACTCGGCATTCACTGTTTCGACGTGCTGTACTGTCTGTTCGGCGATCTGGAAGTTCGGAGTGCTGCCGTCGGCAACACCCTCGAGTTACCGGTCGAGGACGCGGCGACAGTGTTGATGTACGCCCCCGAGACGGAGACGACGATCACGCTTCACTGTGGCTCCTACCAGTGGGAGGAGTTACCCGAAGTGAACACCCGACTACGACTCGAGGGCGTGACGGGGACGATCAGCAACGCAGACCACTTGCCGGACAACTTCTATGCGGACGCGGCGAAGGAGGCGCTGACGAACGTCACGAGCCGCGTCACCGATGCCGAGCCGACGGTGTTCGGCCCGACGTTCTACCTGCGGGCCCACTACCGGGCGCTCGAGGACTTCTGTGAGGCGGTTCGCGCTGACGAGCGACCGCCGGTCGACGGTGAACTCGGTCTGCAAACGCTCGAACTCGCCGAATCGGCGTACGAACTGGCTGCCGAGACCGACGACGAACGCGGGACACCGACACTCGAGGTGACTCGATGA
- a CDS encoding DUF362 domain-containing protein, which translates to MSDGPTVRTATADDGRGRWLPDLDRRVAMLERPVATLLEDGLAAFADAERLTIVPDAHYPFHPSTGMVTDPAVVGAILEVIESTGTDVAVAGASDEYLPFERTAAYLGYGELLERFDADLVDLAEESAVTETVSVGERSVEKRIPDRLRDGIVVLVPTLRPDETGRVAGGIRTLASVVDTENATGDDTASVVAPMRAISPDLSVLDATRVYAGRPYAADTLLVGPAAAVDAIATVLLERDLGDDEALEALVGEPSVHIARVGDAPHIETLREELPAGELPPADATHPVVSAAYRLYAAVGSDAVPPQLEVRR; encoded by the coding sequence ATGAGCGACGGACCGACCGTTCGCACGGCGACAGCCGACGACGGACGAGGCCGATGGCTTCCGGACCTCGACCGACGAGTGGCGATGCTCGAGCGGCCAGTCGCCACGTTGCTCGAGGACGGACTGGCGGCGTTCGCCGACGCCGAACGGCTCACGATCGTTCCCGACGCTCACTACCCGTTTCACCCGTCGACGGGGATGGTGACCGATCCGGCGGTCGTCGGCGCGATCCTCGAGGTGATCGAATCCACCGGGACGGACGTCGCGGTCGCCGGCGCGAGCGACGAGTACCTCCCGTTCGAGCGGACGGCGGCGTACCTCGGCTACGGAGAGTTGCTCGAGCGGTTCGACGCCGACCTGGTCGATCTCGCCGAGGAGTCGGCCGTGACAGAGACCGTCTCGGTCGGCGAGCGTTCGGTCGAGAAACGGATTCCCGACCGGCTCCGTGACGGAATCGTCGTTCTCGTGCCGACGCTGCGGCCGGACGAGACAGGACGTGTCGCTGGCGGCATCCGGACGCTCGCCAGCGTCGTCGACACCGAGAACGCGACCGGGGACGACACAGCGTCCGTCGTCGCCCCGATGCGAGCGATCTCGCCCGATCTCTCGGTTCTCGACGCGACGAGAGTCTACGCCGGTCGACCGTACGCGGCCGACACGCTGCTCGTGGGGCCGGCGGCTGCAGTCGACGCGATCGCGACGGTCCTGCTCGAGCGCGACCTCGGTGACGACGAGGCACTCGAAGCGCTTGTGGGCGAGCCGTCGGTCCACATCGCCCGGGTCGGCGACGCGCCTCACATCGAGACGCTCCGGGAGGAACTCCCTGCCGGCGAGTTGCCACCGGCGGACGCGACGCATCCGGTCGTCTCGGCCGCCTACCGGCTTTACGCGGCCGTCGGTAGCGACGCCGTCCCGCCACAGCTCGAGGTGAGACGATGA
- a CDS encoding NAD-dependent epimerase/dehydratase family protein, whose product MTKTAAVTGATGFLGTHLCERLLEDGWDVRGLSRPNSDRGRLAPRDVEWHVGDLFDEPTLRSLVDGADAVFHLAGIGLWNADPDAVERVNRDGTANVVSACRGATVGRLVFTSTAGTRRPPEEGVVADETDVAEPIGAYQKGKAAAEELVDRYAADGGDAVTVHPTSVFGPGDDSFTAQLLTMGLERTMPAHLPGGLSIVGVDDVVDGLVLAYEEGEPGEHYILGGENLTYEQAVSRIASHADGSPARIQVPATAIHAAGPVAETVGAVTNRHVFPFSRGMARLATSRLFYSSRKAHEELGYEYEPLEAHLPETLEWYRTTVRG is encoded by the coding sequence ATGACGAAGACAGCTGCCGTCACCGGCGCGACGGGCTTTCTCGGAACGCATCTCTGCGAGCGACTGCTCGAGGACGGCTGGGACGTACGCGGATTGAGCCGCCCTAATTCGGATCGGGGGCGGCTCGCGCCGAGAGACGTCGAGTGGCACGTCGGTGATCTCTTCGACGAGCCGACGCTTCGCTCGCTCGTCGACGGCGCGGACGCGGTCTTTCACCTCGCGGGCATCGGTCTCTGGAACGCCGACCCCGACGCGGTCGAGCGAGTCAACCGCGACGGGACGGCAAACGTCGTCTCAGCCTGCCGTGGCGCTACCGTCGGTCGCCTCGTGTTCACTAGTACGGCGGGGACCAGACGCCCGCCAGAGGAGGGTGTGGTCGCGGACGAAACCGACGTCGCGGAACCGATCGGTGCCTACCAGAAGGGAAAAGCCGCCGCAGAAGAACTGGTCGATCGCTACGCGGCCGACGGTGGTGACGCCGTGACTGTCCACCCGACGTCCGTCTTCGGTCCCGGTGACGACTCCTTTACGGCGCAGTTGCTGACGATGGGACTCGAGCGGACGATGCCGGCCCACCTCCCGGGCGGACTCAGCATCGTCGGCGTCGACGACGTGGTCGACGGGCTGGTGCTCGCCTACGAGGAGGGCGAGCCTGGCGAACACTACATTCTGGGCGGAGAGAATCTCACCTACGAGCAGGCGGTTTCGCGGATCGCGTCCCACGCCGACGGCTCTCCCGCCCGAATCCAGGTGCCGGCCACGGCGATCCACGCGGCGGGTCCCGTCGCCGAGACCGTCGGCGCGGTGACGAACCGCCACGTCTTCCCGTTCAGTCGCGGGATGGCCCGGCTGGCGACCAGTCGGCTCTTCTACTCCTCGCGGAAAGCCCACGAAGAACTCGGCTACGAGTACGAACCCCTAGAAGCGCACCTGCCGGAGACCCTCGAGTGGTACCGGACGACCGTCCGGGGGTAG
- a CDS encoding DUF354 domain-containing protein — MRILVFANTPAHVHLYRHAVDRLEEAGHDVLVLTREYACTTDLLEFFGLPYRRYGEHDVTSSSKLTLARQLGGQIGSIVGKAVRFRPDVVFGRGPYAAVAGTVARAPVVLVLDDEPGDFNHSVSRPFADCILSPRVTRRNLGGDHYTFDGFKECAYLHPEVFAADDAVREYLGVGPDESYALARFNALDALHDAGIEGFTREQRRDLLQRLSGHATVFVSDEGGEMDLHELPAEPYDLHPALIHDAMAEADLLVADTGTMVTEAGLLGTPALRYRGTDDHEYGEFRELERVGLVEQFDGYDAVRSRALELLADDESTDRWAQRRQSYVGDLANLTDLLVDVAETRGTIDDLDRSSQKAIQQDTPQ; from the coding sequence ATGCGGATTCTCGTCTTCGCGAACACACCTGCACACGTCCACCTGTATCGTCACGCCGTCGACCGACTCGAGGAGGCAGGTCACGACGTGCTCGTCCTGACCCGCGAGTACGCCTGTACGACGGACCTACTCGAGTTCTTCGGCCTTCCATACCGGCGGTACGGCGAACACGACGTGACCTCGTCCTCGAAACTCACGCTCGCCCGCCAGCTCGGCGGACAGATCGGGAGCATCGTCGGCAAAGCAGTTCGATTCCGGCCGGACGTCGTCTTCGGGCGCGGGCCGTACGCCGCCGTCGCCGGGACGGTCGCTCGCGCACCGGTTGTCCTCGTCCTCGACGACGAACCCGGCGACTTCAACCACAGCGTCTCCCGGCCGTTCGCGGACTGTATTCTTTCCCCCCGGGTGACGCGCCGGAACCTCGGCGGCGACCACTACACCTTCGACGGCTTCAAGGAGTGTGCCTACCTCCACCCCGAAGTCTTCGCGGCCGACGATGCCGTCCGCGAGTACCTCGGCGTCGGCCCGGACGAATCGTACGCGCTCGCTCGGTTCAACGCCCTCGACGCGCTCCACGACGCCGGGATCGAGGGATTCACCCGGGAACAGCGCCGGGACCTGCTCCAACGGTTGAGCGGGCACGCGACCGTCTTCGTCTCCGACGAAGGCGGCGAGATGGACCTCCACGAACTGCCGGCAGAACCGTACGACCTCCACCCCGCGTTGATCCACGACGCGATGGCCGAGGCCGACCTGCTGGTGGCCGACACCGGGACGATGGTCACCGAAGCCGGCCTGCTCGGGACGCCGGCGCTGCGGTACCGGGGAACCGACGACCACGAGTACGGCGAGTTCCGGGAACTCGAGCGCGTCGGCCTCGTCGAACAGTTCGACGGCTACGACGCCGTCCGGAGTCGAGCACTCGAGTTGCTGGCCGACGACGAGTCGACCGACCGCTGGGCACAACGACGGCAGAGCTACGTCGGCGACCTCGCGAACCTCACCGACCTGCTGGTCGACGTCGCGGAGACGCGAGGAACTATCGACGACCTCGATCGCTCGTCGCAAAAAGCGATCCAGCAGGATACCCCCCAGTGA
- a CDS encoding glycosyltransferase family 2 protein produces the protein MYKGNSIAVVVTAYEEASFVGRVIETVPEFVDRIYAVDDASPDDSWEVITRVADRINESTEPDMAIADGGDARRVVPIRHDENRGYGAAVKTGYRRAGADGIDVVAVMNGDGQMDPEILDRIVDPVVSGEADYAKGNRLLSPEDREGMSTFRFVGNAMLTGLSKFASGYWTIGDPQNGYTAISREAIEELDLEAITDQYGFLNHVLTHLNVAGFRVADVAMSAVYGEEESSIRYVPFVRFVSLLLLRSFLWRLKRRYVVEGFHPAVVFYGAGTAGIASGSTGLAGSLRRRVHGEDAFAGTAASFATLLLGVVSLGAAIWMDAEESADLEITRYEYDDTEATTAAAEIERQSEQRHSLD, from the coding sequence ATGTACAAGGGTAACTCCATCGCGGTCGTGGTCACGGCCTACGAGGAAGCGTCGTTCGTCGGACGGGTGATCGAGACGGTGCCGGAGTTCGTCGATCGGATTTACGCGGTCGACGACGCCTCCCCCGACGACAGCTGGGAGGTGATCACCCGCGTCGCCGACCGGATCAACGAATCGACCGAGCCCGACATGGCGATTGCCGACGGTGGCGACGCGCGACGTGTCGTCCCCATCCGTCACGACGAGAACCGCGGTTACGGTGCGGCCGTCAAGACCGGCTACCGCCGCGCTGGGGCTGACGGCATCGACGTCGTCGCAGTGATGAACGGCGACGGCCAGATGGACCCCGAGATCTTAGATCGGATCGTCGACCCCGTCGTCTCCGGCGAGGCCGACTACGCGAAGGGGAACCGCCTGCTGTCTCCCGAGGACCGCGAGGGGATGTCGACGTTTCGCTTCGTCGGCAACGCCATGCTCACCGGGCTCTCGAAGTTCGCCTCGGGCTACTGGACGATCGGCGACCCGCAGAACGGCTACACCGCCATCTCGAGGGAGGCCATCGAGGAACTCGATCTCGAGGCGATCACGGACCAGTACGGCTTCCTCAATCACGTTCTCACGCATCTGAACGTCGCGGGCTTTCGCGTCGCAGACGTTGCCATGTCGGCGGTCTACGGCGAGGAGGAGAGCAGCATTCGGTACGTTCCGTTCGTCCGGTTCGTCTCCCTTCTCTTGTTGCGGAGCTTTCTGTGGCGGCTCAAGCGCCGATACGTCGTCGAAGGGTTCCACCCGGCGGTGGTTTTCTACGGCGCTGGCACAGCCGGGATAGCGAGCGGTTCGACGGGACTGGCAGGCTCACTCCGCCGACGCGTCCACGGCGAGGACGCGTTCGCCGGGACCGCCGCCTCGTTTGCCACGCTGTTGCTCGGGGTCGTCTCGCTCGGCGCTGCAATCTGGATGGATGCCGAAGAGAGCGCAGACCTCGAGATAACCCGCTACGAGTACGACGACACCGAGGCGACGACGGCAGCGGCGGAGATCGAACGGCAGTCAGAGCAGCGCCACTCGCTCGACTGA
- a CDS encoding nucleotide sugar dehydrogenase produces the protein MSGASDPISIYDSSHSADRQRDRLLAGDVPVAIYGLGKMGLPLAAVYAETTGNATGVDVDPDVVETVNAGESHVVGEIGLDDLVADQVERGRLEATTDGPAAAERARVHVIIVPTLLDDENEPNLATVESVADDIAAGLSSGDLVIAESTLPPGTCRDVLEPHLVAESGLASDEFGLAFCPERTSSGTALRDIRGEYPKVVGGIDDESTRAAGLLYDEITDNEVHPVSDATTAEAVKVFEGVYRDVNIALANELGRLADGLEISVREAIGTANDLPMCHLHDPGPGVGGHCIPYYPHFLLSQSQEPMDVVRTARERNDAMPTVVVDRLERELAAEGIDLADASVVVLGLTYRPGVEETRASPALDVIDELHDRRADVAGVDPLVDPADYCARPVGIDDLESESFDAAVVVTPHEAFDRIEWTDLEPMVVVDGRDALDLSETSHREYTLAGSASGRPPRPGSGTGTDGDDRRERRAPSAEPTEVEASRTDGGNDVQG, from the coding sequence ATGAGCGGTGCGTCAGACCCCATCTCGATCTATGACTCGTCGCACTCCGCTGACCGACAGCGCGACCGCCTGCTCGCGGGCGACGTGCCGGTCGCAATCTACGGCCTCGGCAAGATGGGGCTGCCGCTCGCGGCCGTCTACGCCGAGACGACGGGCAACGCGACCGGCGTCGACGTCGATCCCGACGTGGTCGAGACCGTCAACGCCGGCGAGAGCCACGTCGTCGGTGAGATCGGCCTGGACGACCTCGTCGCCGATCAGGTCGAGCGGGGACGCCTCGAGGCGACCACGGACGGCCCGGCGGCGGCCGAACGAGCCCGGGTTCACGTGATCATCGTTCCGACGCTGCTCGACGACGAGAACGAGCCGAACCTCGCGACCGTCGAATCCGTCGCCGACGACATCGCTGCAGGGCTCTCGTCGGGCGACCTGGTGATCGCCGAGTCGACGCTGCCGCCGGGCACCTGCCGCGATGTCCTCGAGCCTCACCTGGTTGCCGAGAGCGGGCTCGCATCCGACGAGTTCGGGCTCGCGTTCTGTCCCGAACGCACTTCGTCTGGGACGGCGCTGCGGGACATCCGCGGCGAGTATCCGAAGGTCGTCGGCGGGATCGACGACGAGAGCACCCGGGCCGCGGGCCTGCTCTACGACGAGATCACGGACAACGAGGTCCACCCCGTCTCCGACGCGACCACCGCGGAGGCCGTCAAGGTTTTCGAGGGCGTCTACCGCGACGTCAACATCGCGCTGGCGAACGAACTCGGTCGCCTCGCGGACGGCCTCGAGATTTCGGTCCGCGAGGCGATCGGGACGGCAAACGATCTGCCGATGTGTCACCTTCACGACCCCGGCCCGGGCGTCGGCGGTCACTGCATTCCGTACTATCCGCACTTCCTGCTGTCGCAATCGCAAGAGCCGATGGACGTTGTTCGGACCGCCCGAGAGCGCAACGACGCGATGCCGACGGTCGTCGTCGATCGCCTCGAGCGCGAACTCGCGGCCGAGGGGATCGACCTGGCGGACGCCTCCGTCGTCGTCCTCGGGCTCACCTATCGGCCGGGTGTCGAGGAAACCCGTGCGTCGCCCGCGCTCGACGTGATCGACGAACTGCACGACAGACGCGCGGACGTGGCAGGCGTCGACCCCCTGGTCGATCCGGCCGACTACTGTGCCCGCCCGGTCGGGATCGACGACCTCGAGTCGGAATCGTTCGACGCCGCGGTCGTCGTCACCCCTCACGAGGCGTTCGACCGTATCGAGTGGACGGACCTCGAGCCGATGGTGGTCGTCGACGGCAGGGACGCCCTCGACCTCTCCGAGACCTCACACCGCGAGTACACACTCGCGGGATCGGCGTCGGGTCGTCCCCCGCGGCCGGGCTCCGGAACGGGAACCGATGGCGACGATCGACGCGAGAGACGGGCCCCGAGCGCCGAGCCGACCGAAGTCGAAGCCAGCAGAACCGACGGAGGAAACGATGTACAAGGGTAA
- a CDS encoding Gfo/Idh/MocA family protein: MTERAFTRSRSIRAGVVGVGAMGENHARVYSELPGVVLAGVTDRDAEVAERITAEYGTESFGLEALLDRCDVVTVAVPTPAHHEVVSQCLEADVHVLVEKPIAETVEQGRELARLARERDLVFQVGHIERFNPAVRTMAELLDDLEVISVEAERLGPPIDRTAPGNVVFDLMVHDVDIVGSLLGASPDSVAAMGTGDGRYATATMAYDDVVATLTASRVTQKKVRKLSVTARECFVEVDFLEQSVLIHRDSYPEYVNDEGQNRYRHESVVERPRIDNGEPLRHELESFVESVRTGTEPDVTPEDGIGALETVLTIDSLVDGDRTQEQEPEVEIR, translated from the coding sequence ATGACGGAACGCGCTTTCACGAGGTCACGATCGATTCGTGCCGGCGTCGTCGGCGTCGGTGCGATGGGCGAGAACCACGCACGCGTCTACAGCGAACTTCCTGGGGTCGTACTTGCCGGCGTCACCGACCGCGACGCCGAAGTCGCGGAGCGGATCACAGCCGAGTACGGCACCGAGTCGTTCGGACTCGAGGCGCTGCTCGATCGCTGTGACGTCGTCACGGTCGCGGTGCCGACGCCAGCCCACCACGAGGTCGTCTCGCAGTGTCTCGAGGCGGACGTCCACGTCCTGGTCGAGAAACCGATCGCAGAGACGGTCGAGCAGGGGCGGGAGTTAGCCCGGCTGGCCCGCGAACGCGACCTCGTTTTCCAGGTCGGCCACATCGAGCGGTTCAACCCGGCCGTGCGGACGATGGCCGAGTTGCTCGACGACCTTGAGGTGATCAGCGTCGAGGCCGAACGGCTGGGGCCGCCGATCGATCGCACTGCGCCCGGTAACGTCGTCTTCGACCTGATGGTCCACGACGTCGATATCGTCGGCTCGCTACTGGGTGCGTCGCCGGACTCGGTCGCGGCGATGGGGACGGGCGACGGCCGGTACGCGACTGCGACGATGGCCTACGACGACGTCGTCGCCACGCTGACGGCGAGTCGCGTCACCCAGAAGAAAGTCCGGAAGCTCTCGGTCACTGCACGGGAGTGTTTCGTCGAGGTGGACTTCCTCGAGCAATCCGTGCTGATCCACCGCGACTCCTACCCCGAGTACGTCAACGACGAAGGGCAGAACCGGTATCGACACGAGAGCGTCGTCGAACGTCCGCGGATCGACAACGGAGAACCGTTGCGCCACGAACTCGAGTCGTTCGTCGAGTCCGTTCGGACGGGTACCGAACCCGACGTGACGCCCGAGGATGGAATCGGCGCGCTCGAGACGGTGTTGACGATCGACTCGCTGGTCGACGGCGACCGAACGCAGGAGCAGGAACCGGAGGTGGAAATCCGATGA